A genomic window from Cloacibacillus evryensis DSM 19522 includes:
- a CDS encoding helix-turn-helix domain-containing protein produces the protein MNISFFQHHTPPEIALALAANVRARRKERKLTQSGLAKLSGVSLGSIKRFESSGEISLKSLLNIAVVLDCEEDFFLFLQKSIMPL, from the coding sequence ATGAATATATCATTTTTTCAGCATCATACTCCGCCTGAAATCGCCCTTGCTCTTGCCGCTAATGTGCGTGCGCGCAGGAAGGAGAGGAAGCTCACGCAGAGCGGGCTGGCAAAGTTGTCGGGGGTAAGTTTGGGCTCCATCAAAAGATTTGAAAGCAGCGGGGAGATTTCTCTGAAATCTCTGCTGAATATTGCCGTGGTGCTTGACTGTGAAGAGGATTTTTTTCTCTTTTTACAAAAAAGCATTATGCCTCTATAG
- a CDS encoding HipA N-terminal domain-containing protein has product MKKVRALSVGYNGRPVGRLALTPDGFSAFEYNRDWLAAGFSISPFSLPLKGGVFVQKRREPFEGGFGIFADSLPDGWGHLLLDRIMLKNYLDPYGIDILQRLAITLNLLFCLYIVHYRL; this is encoded by the coding sequence ATGAAAAAAGTTAGGGCGTTGTCTGTCGGCTATAACGGCCGTCCTGTCGGGAGGCTTGCGCTGACTCCCGATGGCTTTTCCGCCTTTGAGTATAACAGAGACTGGCTGGCAGCCGGTTTTTCGATCAGCCCTTTCAGCCTACCGTTAAAAGGTGGCGTTTTCGTACAAAAGAGGCGTGAACCATTCGAGGGCGGCTTTGGTATTTTCGCCGACAGTCTGCCGGATGGCTGGGGACATTTGCTCTTAGATCGTATAATGCTGAAAAATTATCTTGATCCATACGGTATAGATATTTTGCAGCGCCTTGCCATAACGTTAAACCTCCTGTTTTGTCTGTATATTGTACATTACCGACTATGA
- a CDS encoding DUF3990 domain-containing protein, with the protein MILYHGGLIPVPEPDLSLSRQQLDFGGGFYTTTSFAQAAKWSKIKCRRDGVPRGYISSYELDESIFKSKIMQIRKFRGPSRAWLTFIMHNRKDVGFAHPYDIVQGAVANDRVYTCLNAFEGGFIDFDTVIRRLRTYALADQISFHTDRAVKQLRFLGEKEVVSDEKDS; encoded by the coding sequence ATGATACTCTACCATGGCGGATTAATTCCAGTACCTGAACCCGATTTATCATTGAGCAGACAGCAGCTTGATTTTGGCGGTGGTTTTTATACCACCACCAGTTTTGCGCAAGCGGCGAAATGGTCGAAAATCAAATGCAGACGTGACGGTGTTCCACGGGGATACATATCCTCCTATGAATTGGATGAAAGCATCTTTAAATCCAAGATCATGCAAATACGGAAATTCAGAGGCCCAAGCCGCGCTTGGTTGACTTTTATCATGCATAACAGAAAAGACGTCGGCTTCGCGCACCCTTACGACATCGTACAGGGCGCTGTGGCTAATGACAGAGTCTACACATGCCTCAATGCGTTTGAAGGAGGATTTATAGACTTTGATACAGTGATACGCCGTCTGCGGACATATGCCCTGGCCGATCAGATATCCTTTCATACTGACAGGGCGGTGAAACAACTGCGTTTTCTGGGAGAAAAGGAGGTCGTATCAGATGAAAAGGATTCCTAA
- a CDS encoding DUF3791 domain-containing protein: protein MDRLEKKAEFVSSCIEAYKVRHAMKGADAANMFEKEGVLDYLIDGYDVLHTQSLEYVIDEIELYLKKRGAVR, encoded by the coding sequence GTGGACAGGCTTGAAAAAAAAGCGGAATTTGTTTCATCCTGCATTGAAGCGTATAAAGTCAGACATGCGATGAAAGGCGCCGACGCCGCAAACATGTTTGAAAAAGAGGGTGTGCTGGACTATCTGATCGACGGCTATGATGTGCTCCATACACAGTCGCTTGAATATGTCATAGACGAAATAGAACTATATCTCAAAAAACGCGGAGCTGTAAGATGA
- a CDS encoding DUF4143 domain-containing protein — protein sequence MYIKRDRYLNQLISRQGNGQIKIIKGVRQCGKSFLLFKIFCDHLKSTGVPDDHIISIALGRQKNGEEKFKYLSNLFDEVYFKDIVERYQIELIDVLGELTDALCSSVGSLTNASKIVNTLKSVKGVKVSSETITAYLEYLTDSFLFKRSRKYDVKGKKYFEYPSKYYCVDIGLRNVRLNLRQQEETHIMENIVYNELLTRGFSVDVGVVRIEETDEAGKRRQKSYEIDFVVNKGAKKYYIQSALNISDDMKARQELRPLLTVNDFFKKFVITKTSMKPWVDEIGIIHLGLYDFLLNEDCFEL from the coding sequence ATGTATATTAAGAGAGATAGATACCTGAACCAATTAATAAGCAGGCAGGGAAACGGTCAGATAAAAATCATTAAGGGTGTCAGGCAGTGTGGAAAGAGTTTTTTGCTTTTCAAAATTTTCTGTGACCACCTGAAATCCACTGGTGTACCGGACGACCATATTATTTCCATTGCGCTGGGTAGGCAAAAAAATGGCGAGGAAAAATTCAAATACCTATCAAATCTGTTCGATGAGGTCTATTTCAAGGACATTGTCGAACGATATCAAATAGAATTGATCGACGTGCTCGGCGAGCTAACCGATGCCCTGTGTTCGTCTGTAGGGTCGCTGACGAATGCCAGTAAAATTGTGAATACGCTGAAAAGTGTAAAGGGCGTGAAGGTAAGTAGTGAAACTATCACAGCTTACCTGGAATATCTGACCGATTCGTTTTTATTCAAACGTTCAAGGAAATACGATGTCAAGGGCAAAAAATATTTTGAATATCCGTCCAAATATTATTGCGTGGATATAGGTTTAAGGAACGTCAGACTCAACCTGCGCCAGCAGGAAGAAACGCATATTATGGAGAATATTGTATACAATGAGCTTCTCACAAGAGGCTTCTCTGTAGATGTTGGCGTTGTCAGAATCGAGGAAACGGATGAAGCCGGAAAGCGGCGTCAGAAGTCATATGAAATCGACTTTGTCGTAAATAAAGGGGCTAAGAAATATTACATTCAGTCTGCGCTTAATATATCCGACGACATGAAGGCGAGGCAGGAGCTTCGCCCACTTCTGACAGTAAATGATTTTTTCAAAAAATTTGTCATAACTAAAACATCGATGAAGCCATGGGTTGACGAGATAGGGATTATACACCTTGGGTTATACGATTTTCTGCTCAATGAAGACTGTTTTGAGCTGTAA